The Sediminispirochaeta smaragdinae DSM 11293 genome has a segment encoding these proteins:
- the cas1c gene encoding type I-C CRISPR-associated endonuclease Cas1c: protein MKRHSNTLYLMTQGTYCHKENDGIVIKVDGERKAKFPVHNIESIVCFGNILCSPFLLGFCAENNISISYLTENGRFLGRFQGNVSGNVLLRRNQYRWADDPEKTGYVARTIIQGKIINSIAVLNRFLRDSKEVNESVKSAVNELKHILGAVEKSNDLEVIRGIEGIAAKCYFNVFNNLIKQQKDDFVFNGRNKRPPRDEVNALLSFIYVVMMHDIRSALETVGLDPAVGYLHRDRSGRYSLALDLMEEFRSFFADRLILSLINRNQIKKSHFRLTEAKSVLLNDEGKKILLTAYQDRKKEEILHPFINEKCTYGRLFFIQALIFARWVRGDIDGYPPFIWK, encoded by the coding sequence ATGAAGAGGCATTCAAATACTTTATATTTAATGACACAGGGGACGTATTGCCACAAAGAAAATGACGGAATTGTCATTAAAGTCGACGGAGAACGAAAAGCAAAGTTCCCTGTCCATAATATTGAAAGTATTGTCTGTTTTGGAAATATACTTTGCAGCCCGTTTCTCCTAGGTTTTTGTGCTGAGAACAATATCTCAATAAGCTATCTGACTGAGAATGGTCGATTTCTGGGAAGATTCCAGGGCAATGTAAGCGGTAATGTTCTGCTGCGTCGAAACCAGTATCGCTGGGCTGATGATCCAGAAAAAACAGGATATGTTGCAAGGACAATAATACAGGGGAAAATAATCAACTCAATTGCAGTATTAAATCGATTTTTGCGAGATTCAAAAGAAGTCAATGAAAGTGTAAAGTCGGCGGTTAATGAATTAAAACATATTTTGGGCGCTGTTGAAAAATCAAATGATCTGGAAGTTATTCGTGGAATTGAAGGAATAGCAGCAAAATGTTATTTCAATGTCTTTAACAATCTGATAAAGCAACAAAAAGATGACTTTGTATTTAATGGACGAAATAAACGTCCTCCAAGAGACGAGGTTAATGCATTATTGTCATTTATATATGTTGTTATGATGCATGATATCAGATCTGCTTTGGAAACTGTTGGTCTCGATCCTGCTGTAGGATATCTGCATAGGGATCGATCCGGAAGATATAGCTTAGCTCTTGATTTAATGGAAGAATTCAGATCTTTTTTTGCTGATAGATTGATTTTGTCTCTCATAAATCGTAATCAAATCAAAAAATCTCATTTCCGATTAACAGAGGCAAAGTCTGTCTTACTGAATGATGAAGGGAAAAAGATATTGTTGACGGCATATCAGGATAGAAAAAAGGAAGAGATATTGCATCCTTTCATCAATGAGAAGTGCACTTACGGAAGATTATTTTTTATACAGGCACTTATTTTTGCCAGATGGGTAAGGGGAGATATA